In Perca fluviatilis chromosome 3, GENO_Pfluv_1.0, whole genome shotgun sequence, the following proteins share a genomic window:
- the LOC120555930 gene encoding RNA guanine-N7 methyltransferase activating subunit-like: MAETNENLKSYEEMFANRFSSDDKEYQQYLDRPADIPPIVEDWRSRGGGNHRGRDRYQDRRGRGWGGGRGWGGEHRGQQHWHDRDRDRDRHWGHGSGYQSGPPSSNQGYNSYHQRPHYDR; this comes from the exons ATGGCCGAGACCAATGAAAACCTGAAGAGCTACGAGGAGATGTTTGCCAACAGATTTTCATCGGACGACAAAGAATACCAGCAGTATCTGGATCGTCCAGCTGACATCCCACCCATCGTCGAGGACTGGAGGAGTCGTGGAGGTGGAAACCACAGAGGCAGGGACAG GTACCAGGACCGTCGAGGTCGTGGCTGGGGAGGAGGTCGAGGTTGGGGAGGGGAACATCGTGGGCAGCAACACTGGcatgacagagacagagacagagacaggcactGGGGGCATGGAAGTGGGTATCAGTCAGGCCCTCCAAGCTCCAACCAGGGATACAACTCCTATCATCAGAGACCACATTATGACCGCTGA